The Deltaproteobacteria bacterium genome window below encodes:
- a CDS encoding serine protease, translating into MSCKCHPTDQNRLLGLLSFRQVFSFAPSSPVKGEIVNASVKLIEQVLPATVSIHATVPQQHPSAMLLGSERMGSGTVISSDGYILTVNYIVIGATTLQVTLLDNTQYDAEVTAQDFASGTAVLKVAAKGIPYVPLRSSSELHPGDDVFLVASSGEDSGRRVNGGALTSVAPFDAYWEYATDRALVCTAMNPGPGGGPMFDMNGRMVGITYLNLNEVGRFSLAIPVENFTQHRDELLKYGRRVSQPSRSWIGMYSYTLRDHLVIAGLLPGGPGDKAGLKAGDVVLAVDNQEVADRRKFYDYLWSKRAGETILFRVFRNNSVRDIAVISGSVEQFFG; encoded by the coding sequence ATGTCATGCAAGTGCCACCCCACAGATCAAAATCGACTCCTGGGGTTGCTTTCGTTCAGACAAGTCTTTAGCTTTGCACCATCTTCACCCGTTAAGGGGGAAATAGTGAACGCCTCGGTCAAGCTTATTGAACAAGTGCTCCCAGCCACAGTCAGCATTCATGCCACTGTGCCGCAGCAACACCCGTCTGCCATGCTCCTTGGAAGCGAAAGAATGGGTTCTGGCACCGTCATTTCCTCTGATGGGTATATCCTCACAGTGAATTATATCGTTATCGGCGCGACGACATTACAAGTCACACTCCTCGATAACACCCAATATGATGCAGAAGTGACCGCACAAGATTTTGCCTCTGGCACGGCAGTGCTCAAGGTCGCAGCAAAAGGAATTCCTTACGTTCCCTTACGTTCGTCAAGTGAATTGCATCCGGGGGACGATGTCTTTCTGGTTGCCAGCTCAGGTGAAGACAGTGGACGACGGGTCAACGGTGGCGCTCTGACCTCAGTCGCCCCTTTTGATGCATACTGGGAATATGCTACCGATCGCGCCTTAGTCTGCACGGCGATGAACCCTGGCCCTGGTGGCGGTCCGATGTTCGACATGAATGGCCGCATGGTCGGCATTACCTATCTCAACCTCAATGAAGTTGGCAGATTTTCTCTCGCTATTCCGGTAGAAAATTTTACCCAACACAGAGATGAATTGTTGAAGTATGGGCGGCGAGTCTCGCAACCGTCCCGCTCCTGGATCGGCATGTATTCATATACGTTACGTGATCATCTGGTCATTGCAGGATTACTTCCTGGTGGACCAGGTGATAAAGCGGGTCTCAAGGCTGGCGATGTCGTGCTCGCCGTTGATAACCAGGAAGTCGCCGATCGGCGAAAATTCTACGACTACTTGTGGAGCAAACGCGCAGGTGAAACGATTCTTTTCCGTGTTTTTCGTAATAATTCTGTGCGTGACATCGCAGTGATCTCTGGTAGTGTCGAACAGTTCTTTGGTTAG